A genomic region of Jeotgalibaca ciconiae contains the following coding sequences:
- a CDS encoding flagellin N-terminal helical domain-containing protein yields MRINTNISAMNTYSRLTSANASKSGSLAKLSSGLRINKAGDDAAGLAISEKMKNQVSGLTQATRNAQDGISLIQTAEGALKETHTILNRMRDLTLQAKNGTNTTEDRDAIQKEMDSLTAEIDRIAGDTEFNKQELLNGGDAGKSFTFQIGANAGQEINVSIKDMSTSGLFGVDKGALNTAKEELATAEKALADDDGLDEGITEGLETTLEAAKAKVDGFNPANVSAEDADATSFDAVLTKIDDAISSVSSQRADLGAVQNRLDHTISNLSTTKENLSEANSRIVDVDMAEEMMSFTKSNILSQAATAMLAQANQMPQGVLQLLQ; encoded by the coding sequence ATGAGAATTAACACAAATATTTCAGCAATGAATACATACTCACGTCTAACATCAGCTAATGCATCAAAATCTGGTTCATTAGCAAAATTATCATCAGGTCTACGCATCAACAAAGCGGGGGATGACGCAGCAGGTTTAGCAATCTCAGAAAAAATGAAAAACCAAGTATCAGGGTTGACTCAAGCAACTCGTAACGCACAAGATGGTATTTCATTAATTCAAACAGCAGAAGGCGCATTGAAAGAAACACACACAATTTTAAATCGTATGCGTGATTTGACATTACAAGCTAAAAACGGTACAAACACAACAGAAGATCGTGATGCAATTCAAAAAGAAATGGATTCATTAACAGCAGAAATCGACCGTATTGCTGGAGATACTGAATTTAATAAGCAAGAATTGTTAAATGGTGGCGACGCAGGTAAATCATTTACATTCCAAATTGGCGCAAATGCAGGTCAAGAAATCAATGTATCTATCAAGGATATGAGTACATCAGGCTTGTTTGGTGTAGACAAAGGTGCATTAAATACAGCTAAAGAGGAACTTGCTACTGCAGAAAAAGCATTAGCTGATGATGATGGATTAGATGAAGGTATAACTGAAGGCTTAGAAACAACTTTAGAAGCTGCCAAAGCAAAAGTTGATGGATTTAATCCAGCTAACGTTAGTGCAGAAGATGCAGATGCAACTTCATTCGATGCAGTATTGACGAAAATTGATGATGCAATTAGTTCAGTATCATCACAACGTGCAGACCTAGGTGCAGTACAAAATCGTCTAGACCACACAATCTCAAACCTATCAACAACTAAAGAAAACTTGTCAGAAGCTAATTCACGTATCGTAGACGTTGACATGGCAGAAGAAATGATGAGCTTTACGAAATCAAACATCTTGTCACAAGCAGCAACAGCAATGTTGGCACAAGCTAACCAAATGCCACAAGGTGTATTGCAACTATTACAATAA